The Deltaproteobacteria bacterium genomic interval GCCGGAGACCCATTTTTCAGGAGTGCCTTTTGTATTGAACTTGGCTTTGGGTGCATCGGAAAATTTGCAGTTGGATTCCCAATTTTCCAGAATATTTTCGTCTATCTTCACATCGATGCGCACATTTTCATCGTCGATCTTGTTGAAAATAATTTCCATCGGAGTTTCTCCGACACCAATTTTGAGCTGACATTCGCCCGTGGGCCATTTGGCCAGAAAACCTTTTACACTTGTGATGATGGTTCCTTTTGTTTTGACAATGTCGATTTTATTTTTGATCAAACCCTCAGCATGCCACTTATAGGTGGCGATAAAACTGTCGGGAGATTCCGCAAAAACATAATTTAGATCGACATTGCCATCGAGAACGACTTTGAACGGTTCGTCCATATCGCCTTTCAACATTTCGGGAGGAGGACCTTCGTTGGGAGGGACTTCAGGAGGCGTTCCCTCAATATGCTTTAGAACATCCTGCTCATTAATTGGAACTTGCGCTCCAAGGTGGGCTCCACCCAAGGTTACAATAAGGGCGGACAACAAAAGATATCGAAATTTGCTTATCACAAGGTGCCAAGATATTGTGCCTCCTCAAGAAAATCAACAGGTTTTCACCACTTCCATGTTGTAATTATCCCCAATTTTTGCTCTAAGTCCCGCGTGATTCCCCGCTATTCCAGAAAAGAAATGTCCTCTCTTTGGAGTGATGAGGCGAAATGGAGCCATTGGCTCGAAATCGAAATTTTGGTCTGTGAGGCTTGGGTCAAAGAAGGGAAAATTCCACTCGCCGCCGCCAAAAAAATCCGCTCCAAAGCGCGCATCCATGGTGCCAGAATTGATGCGTTGGAAAAAGAAACGCGTCACAATGTCATTGCTTTTGTCAGTGCTGTTGGCGAAACCGTAGGTCCTGAATCACGCTACCTTCATTTTGGTCTCACTTCTTCCGATGTGCTGGATACAGCGCTTGCCTGCCAGTTAGTTTCTGCCACGAGTTTGCTTGAAAAAGGTCTCAAAGAATTACTTCAAGTTCTGAAGGCTTTGGCCTTGAAATATAAAAAGACGCCCATGATGGGACGAACTCACGGCATTCATGCCGAGCCGATCACTTTTGGACTGAAAGTGTCAACTTGGTACGCCGAACTGACGCGCCAACTGGAGCGTTTAAATCAGGCAAAAGAAACAATCGCCATTGGAAAACTTAGCGGAGCGGTAGGAACTTATGTGCATGTTCCCACCACCGTTGAAGAAACTGTTTTGAACAAACTTGGATTAAAATCGGAAACGGCTCCCACACAAGTGGTGTCACGCGATCGCCACGCTTTTTATTTTGGAGTGTTGGCAGGAGTGGCGGGTTCCATCGAAAAAATTGCGGTGGAAATCAGACATCTTTCCCGCACGGAAGTTCAGGAATTGGCGGAACCGTTTGGCAAAGGGCAAAAAGGTTCTTCGGCCATGCCCCACAAACGGAATCCCATTTTAACGGAAAATCTCACGGGGCTTGCGCGTCTCGTCCGTGCGTATGCGGGTGCCGCGTTTGAAAATGTCGCCCTTTGGCATGAAAGAGATATTTCGCACTCCAGTGTGGAGAGGGTAATTGCCCCGGATGCCACCATCACTCTTGATTTCATGATTCATCGTCTGCTCGAAGTTTTGAAAAATCTGGAAGTTTATCCGGAGAAGATGAAACAAAACATGGAAGCCACCCGTGGCGTTGTTTTCTCGCAGGAAGTTTTGCTGGCGCTCGTGGAAGCGGGAATCAGCCGTGAACAGGCCTACAAGATTGTTCAAACCCATGCCCTTAACGCTCTTAAAGACGGTGGCTCTTTTAAAACTTGTATTGCGAAAGATGCGACAGTAAAAAAATATCTGAAACCGAAAGATTTGGATCTGATTTTTGATTGGCAACGAAAATTAAAATCAGTTGATAAAATCATACAAAGGACTCTGAAATGAAAACGCTCCAAAAAATTTATGAAGGGAAAGCCAAGACTTTATTTACAACCGAAGATCCTGCGTTGCTCATCCAGTATTTCAAAGATGATGCCACCGCCTTTAATGCGCAAAAACGGGGAACGATTGTTAACAAAGGTGTGATCAACTGTGCCGTATCATCAACCCTTTTCCAATTTCTGG includes:
- a CDS encoding adenylosuccinate lyase, which translates into the protein MIPRYSRKEMSSLWSDEAKWSHWLEIEILVCEAWVKEGKIPLAAAKKIRSKARIHGARIDALEKETRHNVIAFVSAVGETVGPESRYLHFGLTSSDVLDTALACQLVSATSLLEKGLKELLQVLKALALKYKKTPMMGRTHGIHAEPITFGLKVSTWYAELTRQLERLNQAKETIAIGKLSGAVGTYVHVPTTVEETVLNKLGLKSETAPTQVVSRDRHAFYFGVLAGVAGSIEKIAVEIRHLSRTEVQELAEPFGKGQKGSSAMPHKRNPILTENLTGLARLVRAYAGAAFENVALWHERDISHSSVERVIAPDATITLDFMIHRLLEVLKNLEVYPEKMKQNMEATRGVVFSQEVLLALVEAGISREQAYKIVQTHALNALKDGGSFKTCIAKDATVKKYLKPKDLDLIFDWQRKLKSVDKIIQRTLK